The following proteins are encoded in a genomic region of Phaeodactylum tricornutum CCAP 1055/1 chromosome 1, whole genome shotgun sequence:
- a CDS encoding predicted protein, with translation MAEMSDAPGDCYLGIDNGTQGLSVVLTDANLKRLVTGESSYEFVPDTDAGCYEQLTDDWDLALTDAMKSVHCYLSEHKSLQIKAIGISGQMHGEVLVNHEGQPLSSVRLWCDGRNEDEGEELTLAFQFKVPKRATCARFLWTARNRPELASRVAHITTPAGWMAYRLTGDVVLGIGDASGIFPIDADTLVYDENMLQTFDNLVGNADIPSMRDILPTVRRAGQDSGVLTQQGAALLGFQLPPDYPIAIAAAEGDQVAALAGSLIGRDGIVSCSFGTSVCANVVSKHGAVELPVEPSVDHFCGADGKNIHMVWLRNGTTFFNTMVASYGILSDKNDAFSAVMPQMLNAAPDCGGLLALPFMDDEPGLQVSRGGTALLLGLNGNNATPGNIAKAALLSTMFNLKLGCKILQENGVVMKELVLTGGLSKSPACGQILANVFGLPTQLLEAADEGSCWGAAVLAKYRHLSIGDNGNDWTLFLESIMKEKRIEQTRFEPDFNAVHEYSKVFDRYQILVKLQTQLANV, from the coding sequence ATGGCAGAGATGTCGGATGCCCCGGGCGACTGCTACTTGGGTATTGACAATGGCACCCAAGGTTTATCGGTGGTGTTGACGGATGCCAACCTCAAGCGTTTGGTTACCGGAGAAAGCAGCTATGAGTTTGTCCCAGATACTGACGCGGGATGCTACGAACAACTCACGGATGATTGGGATCTAGCCCTGACCGACGCTATGAAATCCGTCCATTGCTATTTGTCAGAACACAAGTCCTTACAAATAAAAGCTATAGGTATCTCGGGGCAAATGCACGGCGAAGTCTTGGTGAATCATGAAGGCCAACCTTTGTCGTCGGTCCGTCTCTGGTGTGACGGTCGcaacgaggacgaaggcGAGGAACTCACACTCGCGTTTCAATTCAAGGTTCCCAAACGAGCAACCTGTGCAAGATTTCTTTGGACAGCTCGCAATCGACCCGAATTGGCCAGTCGCGTTGCGCACATAACGACACCGGCAGGCTGGATGGCTTACCGACTGACCGGAGATGTTGTACTCGGAATCGGTGATGCAAGTGGCATTTTTCCTATTGACGCGGATACTCTTGTTTACGACGAAAACATGCTGCAAACGTTTGATAATTTGGTCGGAAATGCTGATATCCCATCTATGCGAGACATTCTCCCGACAGTACGACGAGCTGGTCAAGATTCAGGAGTGCTGACGCAACAAGGCGCCGCTTTGTTGGGCTTCCAATTGCCGCCAGACTATCCAATCGCAATAGCTGCGGCCGAAGGCGACCAAGTGGCCGCTCTGGCAGGTAGTCTTATTGGCCGGGATGGTATCGTCTCATGCTCGTTCGGAACCTCGGTTTGCGCGAATGTAGTTAGCAAACACGGCGCAGTAGAATTGCCTGTGGAGCCTTCCGTTGATCACTTTTGCGGAGCCGACGGCAAAAACATACACATGGTTTGGCTGCGCAACGGTACAACGTTTTTCAATACAATGGTGGCTTCGTATGGAATCCTGTCGGACAAAAACGATGCATTTTCTGCTGTCATGCCCCAAATGCTCAACGCCGCCCCTGATTGCGGCGGACTGCTTGCGCTGCCTTTTATGGATGATGAGCCGGGCTTGCAAGTTTCTAGGGGTGGTACGGCTCTACTCCTTGGTCTCAATGGGAACAACGCAACACCAGGAAATATTGCCAAGGCGGCCCTGCTTTCCACCATGTTCAATTTGAAACTGGGTTGTAAAATTCTACAAGAGAATGGTGTTGTTATGAAAGAATTGGTTTTGACCGGTGGTCTGTCAAAGTCCCCCGCCTGCGGACAAATTTTGGCCAATGTTTTTGGCTTGCCAACCCAACTGCTGGAGGCGGCAGATGAGGGAAGCTGCTGGGGTGCTGCTGTGCTGGCGAAGTACCGTCATTTGAGCATTGGAGACAATGGAAACGACTGGACACTTTTTTTGGAGTCAATCATGAAAGAAAAACGTATTGAACAAACCAGGTTTGAACCCGATTTCAATGCTGTGCACGAATATTCCAAGGTGTTCGACCGCTACCAGATCCTTGTAAAATTGCAAACACAACTAGCCAATGTTTAA
- a CDS encoding predicted protein, giving the protein MEAHNVFTSLQELTTLVSQQQKILSGLIDTYCRMSGMAGPLEQEQIDAIISKEPAEGNGSYVITHNQVRSCLDGLGMWMIKTVEELASDEEKLSCLLASIGNLFVVAANGIANIAIVRSGNKSQAAELPPVLPYELAASNMRDFVKTIQKHRTRLQRKFSDEEIDQLSQEFSIFLRAYREEPLFQDALLHSYNQKSNFSESRAATHGQFPLVQKFCGGLASAFPNTATVESDFSVINWEKDNTRQHHTDFSLEGILHCKQYNNLKDLSALIKE; this is encoded by the coding sequence ATGGAGGCCCATAACGTGTTTACTTCGCTTCAGGAATTGACAACGCTGGTgtcacagcagcagaaaATTCTCAGTGGCTTGATTGATACCTACTGTAGAATGTCTGGGATGGCTGGGCCCCTTGAACAAGAACAGATTGATGCTATCATTTCAAAAGAGCCAGCTGAGGGAAACGGAAGCTATGTTATCACTCACAATCAGGTTCGGTCGTGCCTTGATGGGCTCGGCATGTGGATGATCAAAACAGTCGAAGAATTGGCGTCTGATGAGGAGAAACTTTCTTGTTTGCTGGCCAGCATTGGTAATTTATTTGTGGTTGCAGCAAATGGCATTGCCAACATTGCAATTGTACGCAGTGGAAACAAATCACAGGCTGCAGAACTACCGCCGGTGCTCCCATACGAGCTTGCTGCAAGCAACATGCGAGATTTTGTCAAGACAATTCAGAAGCACCGAACACGATTACAGCGGAAATTTtcagacgaagaaattgaccaaCTTAGTCAAGAGTTTAGCATATTTCTCCGAGCGTACCGAGAAGAACCCTTGTTCCAAGACGCTTTATTGCATTCTTATAATCAGAAGAGTAATTTCTCAGAGAGTCGGGCGGCAACTCATGGACAATTTCCGCTCGTTCAGAAATTTTGCGGCGGGTTGGCATCGGCATTTCCAAATACAGCGACAGTTGAGTCTGACTTTTCCGTCATTAATTGGGAGAAAGACAACACAAGGCAACATCATACAGACTTCTCGCTCGAAGGCATTTTGCATTGTAAACAATACAACAATCTGAAGGACCTCTCGGCTCTAATTAAGGAGTAA
- a CDS encoding predicted protein — MISKSSPKDLIESFPHSKLTPIATATTKPDYLSLHQLQWEINDNAESLSSTLGDGQHGHLFLVVSETEYLAMTDGVPCIPPVQPPLDPDHAANATAPQILEANRQNDKRQKLFDLYHNANKAFRNQLLDAIPIEYIESLGHPTRGFNKVSPLAILSHLWETFGTIQASDLIANDKRMKAAWHPPTPIQQLFQQLKKGNQFIIASGQIMDKRIIARIGYQIIEKTGLFDHASRDWRYKDEADKTLANFKKHFQKANKDRALTATSSSAGYHTANQGTVSKGKSYCWTHGIVNNTKHTSATCEKQAPGHQITATMQNKQGGLTSAYQYTPPATK; from the coding sequence ATGATCAGTAAGTCCTCTCCCAAAGACCTCATCGAGTCGTTCCCGCACAGCAAGCTCACGCCCATCGCTACCGCGACGACCAAACCTGATTACCTGTCGCTTCACCAGCTTCAGTGGGAAATCAACGACAATGCTGAATCTCTTTCCTCCACTCTTGGAGACGGCCAACACggtcacctttttctcgtcGTTTCCGAAACCGAGTATCTCGCCATGACAGACGGCGTCCCTTGCATTCCTCCCGTGCAACCGCCCTTGGACCCCGACCATGCCGCCAATGCCACTGCGCCTCAAATCCTTGAAGCCAATCGCCAAAACGACAAACGTCAAAAGCTCTTTGACCTTTACCATAACGCCAACAAGGCGTTTCGCAACCAACTTCTCGACGCCATTCCCATCGAATACATCGAATCTCTCGGTCATCCCACGCGTGGTTTCAACAAGGTCTCTCCTTTAGCCATTCTCTCTCATCTCTGGGAAACCTTTGGTACAATTCAAGCGTCAGATCTCATTGCGAACGACAAACGCATGAAAGCTGCCTGGCATCCTCCCACGCCCATTCAgcaacttttccagcagcTCAAAAAAGGTAACCAGTTCATCATTGCGTCCGGCCAAATCATGGACAAACGCATTATTGCTCGCATCGGCTACCagatcatcgaaaaaacTGGCCTGTTTGATCACGCGTCTCGCGACTGGCGTTACAaggacgaagccgacaaaACTTTGGCCAACTTCAAAAAACATTTTCAGAAGGCCAATAAAGACCGCGCCctcaccgccaccagcagTTCTGCCGGCTATCATACCGCAAATCAAGGTACAGTCAGCAAAGGTAAATCGTACTGCTGGACTCACggcattgtcaacaacacgAAACACACAAGTGCGACGTGTGAGAAACAAGCCCCTGGTCACCAGATCACGGCCACCATGCAGAACAAACAAGGTGGTTTGACTTCGGCTTACCAGTACACTCCTCCGGCGAccaaatag